The proteins below come from a single Micromonospora citrea genomic window:
- a CDS encoding cytochrome P450, whose translation MLFRSWAQTADAHWPDVARVPDHVGVEHLVVTRHALVRQVLTDPVTYRPDNALDAVTPVPVAALRVLAGHRFRLPPTLANNGGDSHPQIRAVVADALHPTRVAAQRPWLTALVRERLAAVGAALDAGAPVDLHAELAADLPLLVLARLVELPDAPVGAVKEFARAALELFWAPLDADRQAVLAAEVGRFHRVLREFAATGGGLAGSLRAAGHPPDVVVGALFFLLVAGQETTSQFLTLLLHRLAGEPAVRAGLRAGTVAAADVVEEGLRLEPPIVTWRRVATVDTTLGGTAVPAGSSIVLWLARAGRDPAAVAAPDEFRPGQRGSRRHLAFGAGAHRCVGDQLARMEAAVVVGETAPLLDEVTVVRAPWCPDNLTFRMPDAFVVRRG comes from the coding sequence GTGCTGTTCCGGAGCTGGGCGCAGACCGCCGACGCGCACTGGCCGGACGTGGCCCGGGTGCCCGACCACGTGGGCGTCGAGCATCTGGTGGTGACCCGGCACGCGCTGGTCCGCCAGGTGCTGACCGACCCGGTGACCTATCGGCCGGACAACGCGCTCGACGCGGTGACCCCGGTCCCGGTGGCCGCGCTGCGGGTGCTGGCCGGGCACCGGTTCCGGCTGCCGCCCACCCTGGCGAACAACGGCGGCGACAGCCACCCGCAGATCCGGGCGGTCGTCGCCGACGCCCTGCACCCCACCCGGGTCGCCGCGCAGCGGCCCTGGCTGACGGCGCTGGTCCGGGAACGCCTCGCCGCCGTCGGCGCCGCCCTGGACGCGGGCGCGCCGGTCGACCTCCACGCCGAGCTGGCCGCCGACCTGCCGCTGCTGGTGCTGGCCCGGCTGGTCGAGCTGCCCGACGCCCCGGTGGGCGCGGTGAAGGAGTTCGCCCGCGCGGCGCTGGAGCTGTTCTGGGCGCCGCTGGACGCCGACCGGCAGGCGGTGCTGGCGGCCGAGGTGGGCCGGTTCCACCGGGTGCTGCGGGAGTTCGCGGCGACCGGGGGCGGGCTGGCGGGGTCGCTGCGGGCCGCCGGGCACCCGCCCGACGTGGTGGTCGGAGCGCTGTTCTTCCTGCTGGTCGCCGGCCAGGAGACCACCTCGCAGTTCCTCACGCTCCTGCTGCACCGGCTGGCCGGGGAGCCCGCGGTACGCGCCGGGCTGCGGGCCGGCACCGTCGCGGCCGCCGACGTGGTCGAGGAGGGGCTGCGGCTGGAGCCGCCGATCGTCACCTGGCGGCGGGTGGCCACCGTGGACACCACGCTGGGCGGCACAGCCGTGCCGGCGGGGAGCAGCATCGTGCTGTGGCTGGCCCGCGCCGGCCGCGACCCCGCCGCCGTGGCCGCGCCCGACGAGTTCCGGCCCGGCCAGCGCGGTTCCCGCCGGCACCTGGCCTTCGGGGCGGGCGCCCACCGCTGCGTCGGCGACCAGCTCGCCCGCATGGAGGCGGCGGTGGTCGTCGGCGAGACCGCGCCGCTGCTGGACGAGGTCACCGTGGTGCGGGCGCCGTGGTGCCCGGACAACCTCACCTTCCGGATGCCCGACGCCTTCGTCGTGCGCCGCGGCTGA
- a CDS encoding response regulator: MNADTGNPVRVVLADDEAMIRAGVRAILATDPGIEVVGEAADGRAAVDLVRAHRPRVALLDIRMPRLDGLSAAAEIRRLVPETATVMLTTFGEDDHVARALGHGASGFLLKAGDPRELIAGVHAVADGGAYLSPRVARRVIELGGDRVARRPVARDRLAGLTEREREVLALVGAGLSNAEIARRLHLVEGTVKSYLTSVFTRLEVRNRVQAAILAYEAGLVEPTG, translated from the coding sequence ATGAACGCTGACACGGGGAACCCGGTGCGGGTCGTCCTCGCCGACGACGAGGCGATGATCCGGGCCGGTGTCCGGGCCATCCTGGCCACCGACCCGGGGATCGAGGTGGTCGGGGAGGCCGCCGACGGTCGGGCCGCCGTGGACCTCGTCCGGGCGCACCGTCCCCGGGTGGCGCTGCTGGACATCCGGATGCCGAGGCTGGACGGGCTCAGCGCGGCCGCCGAGATCCGCCGCCTCGTGCCGGAGACGGCGACGGTCATGCTGACCACCTTCGGCGAGGACGACCACGTCGCCCGGGCCCTCGGCCACGGCGCCAGCGGCTTCCTGCTCAAGGCCGGCGACCCGCGCGAGCTGATCGCCGGGGTGCACGCCGTCGCCGACGGCGGCGCCTACCTGTCGCCGAGGGTGGCCCGCCGGGTGATCGAGCTGGGCGGGGACCGGGTGGCCCGCCGGCCGGTGGCCCGGGACCGGCTCGCCGGGCTGACCGAGCGGGAGCGGGAGGTGCTCGCGCTGGTCGGGGCCGGGCTGTCCAACGCCGAGATCGCCCGGCGGCTGCACCTGGTCGAGGGCACCGTGAAGAGCTACCTGACCAGCGTCTTCACCCGGCTGGAGGTGCGCAACCGGGTGCAGGCGGCGATCCTCGCGTACGAGGCGGGGCTGGTCGAGCCCACCGGCTGA
- a CDS encoding sensor histidine kinase, protein MESERGGGWWSRAEVRRRSGDVLLWLVTGAPIGYAGATPPHSGRTVALTAGALLLLAAAVALSRRWPVAALVVAVFGSLLDGNFLFAIPVFSYLTGRRSATAVPAALTFAALAAGGTVLNLGLLGTGAATWYLLASVLLFAGVFPWLVGRHRRQQAALADAGRRHAEARHREQRGAAERIRLRERARIAQEMHDSLGHDLSLIALRAAALEVADDLAPAHRTAAGELRASVAAATERLHGIIGVLREEGGAATVRPADETVADLVDRAREAGMAVDVDPPDGLPDLPAATAHTVHRVVREALTNAARYAPGAAVTVALTRDGDRLGVSVVNAPPPAGPLPGPPSTGSGLLALAERVRLAGGALTAGSEGGGFTVRARLPVGDHPAADLAAADFPTGDLAAADFPTGDLAAASVAVFSGDLSWHADPAVDDPAGERPGEAERRLRDARRRVRRSLLTALGAPAGLALVLSLVYYPVVTAGTVLDAETFARMPLGAERAALAGLPRRQLDPPDAVVRPGCEHYTDGNFPLAEPTWRLCFADGRLVSKERITDER, encoded by the coding sequence GTGGAGAGCGAGCGGGGCGGTGGGTGGTGGTCCCGGGCGGAGGTCCGGCGGCGTTCCGGTGACGTGCTGCTGTGGCTGGTGACCGGCGCCCCGATCGGGTACGCGGGCGCCACCCCGCCGCACTCCGGGCGGACCGTCGCCCTGACGGCGGGCGCGCTGCTGTTGCTCGCCGCGGCGGTCGCGCTGAGCCGGCGCTGGCCGGTGGCCGCCCTCGTCGTGGCGGTGTTCGGGTCGCTGCTGGACGGCAACTTCCTCTTCGCGATCCCGGTGTTCAGCTACCTGACCGGTCGCCGCAGCGCCACCGCCGTGCCGGCCGCCCTCACGTTCGCCGCGCTGGCGGCCGGCGGCACCGTGCTCAACCTGGGGCTGCTCGGCACCGGCGCGGCCACCTGGTACCTCCTGGCCTCGGTGCTGCTCTTCGCCGGGGTGTTCCCGTGGCTGGTCGGCCGGCACCGGCGCCAGCAGGCCGCCCTGGCCGATGCGGGCCGGCGGCACGCCGAGGCGCGGCACCGCGAGCAGCGGGGTGCCGCCGAGCGGATCCGGCTGCGGGAGCGGGCCCGCATAGCCCAGGAGATGCACGACTCGCTCGGCCACGACCTGAGCCTGATCGCCCTGCGCGCGGCGGCCCTGGAGGTCGCCGACGACCTCGCCCCCGCGCACCGGACCGCCGCCGGCGAGTTGCGGGCCAGCGTCGCGGCCGCCACCGAACGCCTGCACGGCATCATCGGGGTGCTGCGCGAGGAGGGCGGGGCGGCCACCGTCCGTCCGGCGGACGAGACCGTCGCCGACCTGGTCGACCGGGCCCGCGAGGCCGGCATGGCGGTCGACGTCGACCCGCCGGACGGGCTGCCGGACCTGCCGGCGGCCACCGCGCACACCGTCCACCGAGTGGTGCGTGAGGCGCTCACCAACGCCGCCCGGTACGCCCCCGGCGCGGCCGTCACCGTCGCGCTGACCAGGGACGGCGACCGGCTCGGGGTGTCCGTCGTCAACGCGCCGCCGCCGGCCGGGCCGCTGCCCGGCCCGCCGTCCACGGGCTCCGGGCTGCTCGCTCTCGCCGAGCGGGTCCGCCTGGCCGGCGGGGCCCTGACGGCCGGTTCCGAGGGTGGCGGCTTCACCGTCCGCGCTCGGCTGCCGGTGGGCGACCACCCTGCCGCCGACCTTGCCGCCGCCGATTTCCCCACCGGCGACCTTGCCGCCGCCGATTTCCCCACCGGCGACCTTGCCGCCGCGTCCGTCGCCGTTTTCTCCGGGGACCTCTCCTGGCATGCCGACCCGGCGGTCGACGACCCGGCGGGGGAGCGGCCCGGCGAGGCCGAGCGGCGGCTGCGCGACGCCCGCCGCCGGGTCCGGCGCAGCCTGCTGACGGCGCTCGGCGCCCCGGCGGGTCTCGCACTGGTTCTGTCGCTGGTCTACTACCCGGTGGTGACCGCCGGGACGGTGCTGGACGCCGAGACCTTCGCGCGGATGCCCCTCGGCGCGGAGCGCGCCGCGCTGGCCGGGCTGCCCCGGCGGCAGCTCGACCCGCCGGACGCGGTGGTGCGGCCCGGCTGCGAGCACTACACCGACGGTAACTTCCCCCTGGCCGAGCCGACCTGGCGACTCTGCTTCGCCGACGGCCGGCTGGTCAGCAAGGAGCGGATAACGGATGAACGCTGA
- the bioD gene encoding dethiobiotin synthase, which translates to MLVTGTDTEVGKTVVTAAIAAAAQAAGLRVAVVKPGQTGTASGEPGDVDAVNRLAAPLTGRTLASFPDPLAPLAAARVAELEPLELHTAVDAVREEAEKHDLVLVEGAGGLLVPMGLRPSGEPWTVADLAVSLGSPAVVVARAGLGTLNHTALTLEALERRAVPAGVVIGAWPAEPELVHWANLTELVPNLLGALPAGAGSMDPGVFRRSAPGWLTPALHGVLDDWRAWAEEIS; encoded by the coding sequence GTGCTGGTCACCGGCACCGACACCGAGGTCGGCAAGACCGTGGTGACGGCGGCGATCGCGGCCGCCGCGCAGGCCGCGGGCCTGCGCGTCGCGGTGGTCAAGCCCGGCCAGACCGGTACGGCCAGCGGCGAGCCCGGCGACGTCGACGCCGTCAACCGACTGGCCGCCCCGCTGACCGGCCGCACCCTGGCCAGCTTCCCCGACCCGCTCGCCCCGCTGGCCGCGGCCCGGGTCGCCGAGCTGGAGCCGCTGGAGCTCCACACCGCCGTCGACGCGGTCCGCGAGGAGGCGGAGAAGCACGACCTGGTGCTGGTGGAGGGTGCCGGCGGGCTGCTCGTGCCGATGGGGCTGCGCCCGTCGGGGGAGCCCTGGACGGTGGCCGACCTGGCGGTCTCGCTGGGCTCCCCGGCCGTGGTGGTGGCCCGGGCCGGGCTGGGCACCCTCAACCACACGGCGCTCACCCTGGAGGCCCTGGAGCGCAGGGCGGTGCCGGCCGGCGTGGTGATCGGCGCCTGGCCGGCCGAGCCGGAGCTGGTGCACTGGGCCAACCTCACCGAGCTGGTGCCGAACCTGCTGGGTGCGCTGCCGGCGGGCGCCGGGTCGATGGATCCGGGGGTGTTCCGGCGTTCCGCGCCCGGGTGGCTCACCCCGGCGCTCCACGGGGTGCTCGACGACTGGCGCGCCTGGGCCGAGGAGATCAGCTGA
- a CDS encoding 8-amino-7-oxononanoate synthase has translation MADWLAALDRRAELRAKAGLTRRLLPRAAGDAVVDLAGNDYLGLAAHPEVTAAAARALSAYGLGATGSRLVRGSTDAHHALEDALADWLGADRALVFSSGYLANLAAVRALAQPRTLLVSDAHNHASLIDGCRISGAQTVVTPHADVAAVAAALAAAPGRPAVVVTESVFSVDGDLAPLARLHAVAREHGALLLVDDAHALGVTGPAGAGGVAAAGLAGQPDVVVTATLSKALGGAGGVVAGPAEFVRHVIETGRTFIFDTALPPAVAAGVHAAVGLARVGDDLRAELAERAALAVRRLTAAGLTVSEPDGAVVSVTAPGPEAATAWAADCRDRGVAVGCFRPPSTPDSRSRLRLTIGAGVPRRDFERALETIVECAP, from the coding sequence GTGGCGGACTGGCTGGCGGCGCTCGACCGCCGCGCCGAGCTGCGCGCGAAGGCGGGACTCACCCGCCGGCTGCTGCCCCGGGCCGCCGGCGACGCCGTGGTCGACCTGGCCGGCAACGACTACCTGGGCCTGGCCGCCCACCCCGAGGTCACGGCCGCGGCGGCGCGGGCGCTGTCGGCGTACGGGCTGGGGGCCACCGGGTCGCGGCTGGTGCGCGGCTCCACCGACGCCCACCACGCGCTGGAGGACGCCCTCGCCGACTGGCTCGGCGCCGACCGGGCACTCGTCTTCTCCTCCGGCTACCTGGCCAACCTCGCGGCCGTCCGGGCGCTCGCGCAGCCGCGTACGCTGCTCGTCTCCGACGCCCACAACCACGCCTCGCTGATCGACGGCTGCCGGATCTCCGGGGCGCAGACCGTGGTGACCCCGCACGCCGACGTGGCGGCGGTGGCCGCCGCGCTCGCCGCCGCGCCCGGCCGGCCGGCGGTGGTCGTCACCGAGTCGGTCTTCTCCGTCGACGGCGACCTCGCCCCGCTGGCCCGCCTGCACGCCGTCGCCCGCGAGCACGGCGCGCTGCTGCTGGTCGACGACGCGCACGCCCTCGGCGTGACCGGTCCGGCGGGCGCGGGGGGCGTCGCCGCCGCCGGTCTCGCCGGCCAGCCCGACGTGGTGGTCACCGCCACCCTGTCCAAGGCCCTCGGCGGTGCGGGCGGGGTGGTCGCCGGTCCGGCGGAGTTCGTCCGGCACGTCATCGAGACCGGGCGGACGTTCATCTTCGACACCGCGCTGCCCCCGGCCGTCGCGGCCGGCGTGCACGCCGCCGTCGGCCTGGCCCGCGTCGGTGACGACCTGCGCGCCGAGTTGGCGGAGCGGGCCGCCCTCGCGGTGCGCCGGCTGACCGCCGCCGGCCTGACCGTCTCCGAGCCCGACGGGGCGGTCGTCTCGGTCACCGCGCCCGGGCCGGAGGCGGCGACGGCGTGGGCGGCCGACTGCCGCGACCGGGGGGTGGCCGTCGGCTGCTTCCGCCCGCCGTCCACGCCCGACAGCCGGTCGCGGCTGCGGCTGACGATCGGCGCGGGAGTGCCCCGGCGGGACTTCGAGCGGGCCCTGGAGACCATCGTGGAGTGTGCGCCGTGA
- the bioB gene encoding biotin synthase BioB produces the protein MPEILDQARTQVLENGVGLDEAGVLAVLNLPDEHLPAALQLAHEVRMRWCGPEVEVEGIVSLKTGGCPEDCHFCSQSGLFTSPVRSVWLDIPSLVEAAKQTAATGATEFCIVAAVRGPDARLMKQMREGVAAIKAEVDIQVAASLGMLSQEQVDELVDMGVHRYNHNLETCRSYFPNVVTTHSWEERWETLRMVRESGMEVCCGGILGLGETVEQRAEFAAQLAELDPHEVPLNFLNPRPGTPLGDRPVVEGKDALRAIAAFRLAMPRTILRYAGGREITLGDLGTRDGLLGGINAVIVGNYLTTLGRPATADLELLDDLKMPVKALSATL, from the coding sequence ATGCCAGAGATCCTCGACCAGGCCCGAACCCAGGTGCTGGAGAACGGCGTCGGTCTCGACGAGGCCGGTGTCCTCGCCGTGCTGAACCTGCCCGACGAGCACCTGCCCGCCGCCCTCCAGCTCGCCCACGAGGTGCGGATGCGGTGGTGCGGCCCCGAGGTGGAGGTCGAGGGGATCGTCTCGCTGAAGACCGGCGGCTGCCCCGAGGACTGCCACTTCTGCTCGCAGTCCGGCCTGTTCACCTCCCCCGTACGCTCGGTCTGGCTGGACATCCCCTCGCTGGTCGAGGCGGCGAAGCAGACCGCGGCGACCGGAGCCACGGAGTTCTGCATCGTGGCCGCCGTGCGCGGCCCCGACGCCCGGCTGATGAAGCAGATGCGTGAGGGTGTCGCCGCGATCAAGGCCGAGGTCGACATCCAGGTGGCCGCCTCCCTGGGCATGCTCAGCCAGGAGCAGGTCGACGAGCTGGTCGACATGGGCGTGCACCGCTACAACCACAACCTGGAGACCTGCCGCTCCTACTTCCCCAACGTGGTCACCACGCACTCGTGGGAGGAGCGCTGGGAGACCCTGCGGATGGTCCGCGAGTCGGGCATGGAGGTCTGCTGCGGCGGCATCCTCGGCCTCGGCGAGACCGTGGAGCAGCGGGCCGAGTTCGCCGCGCAGCTCGCCGAGCTGGACCCGCACGAGGTGCCGCTGAACTTCCTCAACCCCCGCCCCGGCACGCCGCTGGGCGACCGGCCGGTGGTGGAGGGCAAGGACGCGCTGCGCGCCATCGCCGCGTTCCGGCTGGCGATGCCGCGCACCATTCTGCGGTACGCGGGCGGCCGGGAGATCACCCTCGGCGACCTGGGCACCCGCGACGGCCTGCTCGGCGGCATCAACGCGGTCATCGTCGGCAACTACCTGACCACGCTGGGCCGGCCGGCCACGGCCGACCTGGAGTTGCTCGACGACCTGAAGATGCCGGTCAAGGCGCTCTCCGCGACGCTGTGA